A section of the Pedobacter sp. HDW13 genome encodes:
- a CDS encoding AraC family transcriptional regulator: MQPFTQRLLPDESSSFIAKTFRTPNFEVGWHQHIEYELILFTEGSGMSFVGNHIGEFETGDIYLIGANLPHTFQKTGDQVTSAIVVQFREDFWGTSFIHLPENRVIKALFEASMLGLKIKAVIKNQLASIIKELEYANGVKRIVLLLESLFLIANQREYISVSTQQAKAYDQKGMDIMGKVFQFTIDSFREQITLSDVAKKACMSIPAFCKNFKRSTKKTYNDFLNEVRIEYACSQLIETNKSIFDICYESGYSTHANFHKQFQKIKNISPLQYRKSFTLDNISKGGKIGIVETI; encoded by the coding sequence ATGCAACCATTTACCCAGCGGCTATTACCAGATGAATCCAGCTCATTTATAGCAAAGACATTCCGCACCCCAAACTTTGAAGTTGGCTGGCATCAGCATATCGAATATGAACTCATTCTTTTTACGGAAGGTTCTGGTATGAGCTTTGTTGGAAACCATATCGGCGAATTTGAAACAGGTGATATTTACTTAATTGGAGCTAATCTACCTCATACCTTTCAGAAAACCGGAGATCAGGTAACCAGTGCAATAGTCGTTCAGTTCCGGGAAGATTTCTGGGGTACCAGTTTCATTCATCTACCAGAAAACCGTGTGATAAAAGCTTTGTTTGAAGCATCAATGCTTGGCTTGAAAATAAAAGCTGTGATAAAAAACCAACTTGCATCAATAATCAAAGAACTGGAATACGCGAACGGCGTTAAACGCATCGTTCTTTTACTTGAAAGCCTCTTTTTAATCGCCAACCAACGGGAGTATATCTCGGTTTCTACCCAGCAGGCCAAAGCATATGATCAGAAGGGTATGGATATTATGGGCAAAGTTTTCCAATTCACTATCGACTCCTTCCGGGAGCAGATTACCCTTTCTGATGTTGCAAAAAAAGCGTGTATGAGTATTCCTGCTTTTTGCAAGAACTTTAAACGCAGCACGAAAAAAACCTATAACGATTTTTTAAACGAAGTGCGCATTGAATATGCCTGTAGCCAGTTAATTGAAACCAACAAGTCTATATTTGATATCTGCTATGAAAGCGGATACAGCACCCATGCCAATTTCCATAAACAGTTTCAGAAAATAAAAAATATCAGTCCACTCCAATACCGAAAATCATTTACGCTTGATAACATTAGCAAAGGCGGCAAAATCGGTATCGTCGAAACCATTTAA
- a CDS encoding sugar porter family MFS transporter — MLSNHSILKRDAAVEMPEKVAVNKSFIILISFVAAFGGLLFGFDTAIISGAIPYITSYFQLNEYMLGWAVSSILIGCALGALIAGVFADKYGRRITLMICAILFAVSGLGASLSNELYLFILFRLVGGLGVGAAAMVSPMYIAEIAPAKLRGRLVAFYQMAIVIGILLAYFSNYLFDGWGTNNWRWMFASQAMPSALFLLLLFVVPETPRWLIMKGRKNEAAQILAKISQEMPINAAVHEIEQSFQNDHKISLRLLFSKTYKPVLFIGILVAVFQQVTGINSIIYYAPVIFKETANDSSSSLMQTIIIGVVNVIATFGAIALVDKLGRKKLLVSGCVIMGISLIAVGLCFQYRYFDNYIVLVFMLLYVAAFGSTLGAVVWVYLAEIFPNRIRSIALSIATLALWLADFVVTLTFPVLTKQLGIAGTMFIYAGFCAVAFVYMLFKVKETKGKSLEEVESLFIQ; from the coding sequence ATGTTATCCAACCACTCAATTCTGAAGCGGGACGCTGCAGTAGAAATGCCGGAAAAAGTTGCCGTAAATAAGTCTTTTATCATCTTAATAAGTTTTGTCGCTGCATTTGGCGGATTATTATTTGGCTTTGATACGGCTATTATATCCGGTGCCATTCCTTACATTACTTCTTATTTCCAGCTCAATGAATACATGTTAGGCTGGGCCGTTAGTTCTATTCTTATAGGGTGTGCCCTGGGAGCGCTCATTGCCGGGGTGTTTGCAGATAAGTATGGACGTCGCATCACGCTGATGATCTGTGCCATACTGTTTGCCGTTTCCGGCCTTGGTGCAAGTTTATCTAATGAGTTGTATCTTTTTATACTTTTCCGTTTAGTTGGCGGGCTGGGCGTGGGGGCAGCCGCAATGGTATCGCCAATGTATATTGCTGAAATAGCTCCTGCGAAATTGAGGGGCCGCCTGGTTGCCTTTTACCAAATGGCGATCGTAATTGGGATTTTACTGGCCTATTTCTCTAATTATTTATTTGATGGCTGGGGTACTAACAACTGGAGGTGGATGTTTGCCTCTCAGGCAATGCCTTCCGCCTTGTTCCTGTTGCTGCTATTTGTGGTGCCAGAAACGCCAAGGTGGCTTATTATGAAAGGGAGGAAAAATGAAGCGGCTCAAATTCTGGCTAAAATTTCGCAAGAGATGCCTATAAACGCAGCAGTGCACGAAATTGAACAAAGTTTTCAAAACGATCATAAAATATCTCTGAGACTTTTATTTAGTAAAACCTATAAGCCTGTTTTATTTATTGGAATACTGGTGGCTGTATTTCAACAGGTCACAGGAATTAACTCAATTATTTATTATGCGCCTGTTATTTTTAAAGAAACTGCCAATGATAGCTCTTCGTCGTTAATGCAGACCATCATCATTGGCGTGGTAAACGTGATTGCCACGTTTGGTGCCATTGCACTGGTTGATAAACTTGGGAGAAAGAAATTATTGGTTTCAGGTTGTGTGATAATGGGAATTTCACTGATTGCTGTTGGTTTGTGTTTTCAATACAGGTATTTTGATAATTACATCGTCCTGGTTTTTATGTTGCTTTATGTAGCGGCTTTTGGTAGTACATTGGGGGCTGTTGTTTGGGTATATCTCGCCGAAATTTTTCCTAATCGGATAAGAAGCATAGCCTTGTCTATTGCAACATTGGCCCTGTGGTTAGCAGATTTTGTGGTAACGCTCACCTTTCCGGTTTTGACCAAGCAGCTGGGGATCGCTGGCACCATGTTTATTTACGCCGGTTTTTGTGCAGTGGCCTTTGTATACATGCTGTTTAAAGTAAAAGAAACAAAAGGGAAATCCTTAGAAGAAGTCGAATCATTATTTATACAATAA
- a CDS encoding phytanoyl-CoA dioxygenase family protein, whose protein sequence is MNKEHAFVDRKGLTQENILFYQTYGYLIAPELLIADEVEELKDETAAIFRGDRGQVEGLLPADKSKSNAEVMKQYVAIHFPHKISPLIKEYLFHEKIVEVLTNVVSPNLKCMQSMLFVKGPGKAGQSWHQDEFYIPTRDQSLIGVWIAIDDATVDNGCLWIIPGRPKYMMPRIKNENTQYADVDTIDVSMYSTDQIIPIAVKKGSVVFFNGYTLHSSKRNKTKDCFRTALVNHYMSAESMLPWDQDGKLPATEDLRDIVMISGEDPYAWKGTLEANQPYLRPEVLQIKTSL, encoded by the coding sequence ATGAATAAAGAACATGCTTTTGTTGACCGAAAAGGCCTAACTCAAGAAAATATTTTGTTCTACCAAACCTATGGGTACCTGATAGCCCCGGAATTGTTAATTGCAGATGAAGTAGAAGAACTTAAAGATGAGACTGCTGCAATTTTCCGCGGCGATAGGGGGCAGGTAGAGGGCTTGTTACCGGCCGATAAAAGTAAGAGTAATGCAGAAGTGATGAAGCAATATGTGGCTATACATTTTCCCCACAAAATCTCCCCGCTCATCAAAGAATACCTGTTTCATGAAAAAATAGTAGAAGTGTTAACTAATGTAGTAAGCCCAAACCTAAAATGCATGCAGTCTATGTTGTTTGTAAAGGGGCCTGGTAAAGCTGGACAGTCATGGCACCAGGATGAGTTTTATATCCCAACCAGAGATCAATCGCTAATTGGTGTGTGGATTGCAATTGATGATGCCACAGTTGATAACGGCTGTCTATGGATAATTCCTGGGCGCCCCAAATACATGATGCCCCGTATAAAAAATGAGAATACGCAATACGCAGATGTAGATACGATTGATGTATCTATGTACAGTACTGATCAGATAATACCTATAGCAGTTAAAAAAGGCTCAGTGGTATTTTTTAACGGATATACCCTGCATAGCTCTAAAAGGAATAAGACAAAAGATTGTTTTCGCACCGCTCTGGTAAATCATTATATGAGCGCTGAATCGATGTTGCCCTGGGATCAGGATGGTAAGTTGCCTGCAACTGAAGATCTTAGGGATATTGTGATGATTTCAGGTGAGGATCCTTATGCATGGAAAGGAACCCTAGAGGCAAACCAACCTTATCTTCGTCCAGAAGTATTACAAATTAAAACCAGTTTATAG
- a CDS encoding sugar phosphate isomerase/epimerase, whose amino-acid sequence MLAEFYCPRWGSEQLSWEDFCARVKLEGFDGIEVGIANNACQKEMDEIWNLAHKHELKLIAQFYDSANPEFSKHFDIYGAWLEKIKSYPCVKIDSQTGRDIFSFEQNQKLILAASQFTSRTGIEVMHETHRHKCLFAAHIAKDYLQKIPEMKITLDVSHWVCVGESFLEDQTEAIQLAIAHAGHIHARVGYTEGPQVPDPRAEEWQPAVAAHLAWWDGIAERKKQHGETLTITSEFGPYPYMVHLPGSKTPITNQWEVNVYMMQLLKKRYL is encoded by the coding sequence ATGTTAGCAGAATTTTATTGTCCCCGTTGGGGAAGTGAGCAACTGAGTTGGGAAGACTTTTGTGCAAGGGTAAAGCTTGAAGGATTTGATGGTATTGAAGTTGGCATAGCCAATAATGCCTGTCAAAAAGAAATGGATGAAATATGGAATTTAGCCCACAAGCACGAGCTGAAACTTATTGCTCAGTTTTATGACAGTGCTAATCCTGAATTTTCGAAACATTTTGATATTTATGGTGCATGGCTGGAAAAAATAAAATCATATCCTTGTGTGAAGATTGATTCGCAAACGGGAAGGGACATTTTTAGTTTTGAACAGAACCAGAAATTAATATTGGCGGCATCACAGTTTACCAGTCGTACAGGCATAGAGGTCATGCATGAAACGCATAGGCATAAGTGTTTATTTGCTGCGCACATAGCTAAAGATTATTTGCAGAAAATTCCAGAGATGAAAATTACCCTTGATGTCTCCCATTGGGTCTGCGTTGGCGAATCATTTCTGGAAGATCAAACAGAAGCCATACAGTTGGCCATTGCACATGCAGGGCATATTCATGCCCGGGTGGGTTATACTGAAGGCCCCCAGGTACCAGATCCCCGTGCAGAGGAATGGCAGCCTGCTGTAGCAGCCCATTTAGCCTGGTGGGACGGAATCGCAGAACGGAAAAAACAGCATGGCGAAACCCTTACCATTACTTCTGAATTTGGTCCGTATCCCTATATGGTTCATTTACCGGGTAGTAAAACGCCTATTACCAATCAATGGGAGGTGAATGTGTATATGATGCAATTGTTGAAAAAAAGATATCTATAA
- a CDS encoding right-handed parallel beta-helix repeat-containing protein: MKRAFAVTACIMLYCSISFAQKPILPAQREYHVAVNGSDTNTGTLSSPYKTIMAAANKAMPGDVITVHGGIYRESIVPPRGGNSDKERITYQAAKGENVTVKGSEIAKGWKRQQHDTWVLKLPNNFFGSFNPYKELIHGDWFWPKPKERKYLRGAVYLNGNWLMEASKKEEVTDKDADVNNQLWCATVDSDSTTIWAQFKNTDPNQSLVEINVRQTVLYPDKPFINFITVRGFTLEQAATNWAPPTAEQHGLIGTHWSRGWVIENNTIRYSKCVGIALGKYGDEYDNKDTESAKGYVGTINRALAFGWNKGTIGGHIVRNNTITNCEQTGIVGSMGCSFSVIEGNSIHDIHIHRLFNGAEQAAIKFHGAVDVQIRNNHIYRSNFGIWLDWMAQGAQIKNNLMHENDHDIFLEVDHGPMLVSNNVLLSKTNLLMNSSGAAFVHNIFAGGMSVINYDGRLTPFHLPHSTFVTGLHDNPGGDVQFVNNLFVAAGNASQYSKALLPVRFEGNVYTKGTIRAVNNDKAMQFGEMSKEAQEQFKKYKPEAASESNALVKTDFDAMANLSAEKDHFYLEINLDRSWLSQKARKLVTSGSLNRAIVLNLPFENTDGSVLRIDTDYFGKKRNVNNPSPGPFEITESGKQKLKLW; encoded by the coding sequence ATGAAAAGAGCTTTTGCTGTTACTGCTTGCATTATGCTTTACTGCAGTATTAGTTTCGCACAAAAACCAATTCTTCCAGCCCAACGCGAATATCATGTCGCTGTTAATGGTAGCGATACAAATACAGGTACATTATCAAGTCCCTATAAAACCATTATGGCTGCGGCTAATAAAGCTATGCCCGGGGATGTAATTACCGTACATGGTGGTATCTATCGAGAATCAATTGTTCCTCCCCGTGGTGGAAACTCCGATAAGGAGCGCATTACCTATCAGGCAGCTAAAGGCGAAAACGTTACTGTAAAAGGTTCGGAAATAGCAAAAGGATGGAAGAGACAGCAGCACGATACCTGGGTATTAAAGCTGCCTAACAACTTTTTTGGATCTTTTAATCCCTATAAAGAGCTGATTCATGGAGATTGGTTTTGGCCGAAGCCCAAAGAACGAAAATATTTGCGAGGCGCGGTATATCTTAATGGCAATTGGTTAATGGAAGCCTCAAAAAAAGAAGAGGTAACAGATAAAGATGCCGATGTCAACAATCAACTTTGGTGTGCTACGGTAGATAGCGACAGTACAACGATCTGGGCGCAATTTAAAAATACAGACCCCAATCAATCTCTGGTAGAGATTAATGTCCGCCAAACTGTATTGTATCCTGATAAACCCTTTATCAATTTCATTACTGTCCGAGGTTTCACTCTTGAGCAAGCGGCAACCAATTGGGCGCCGCCTACAGCCGAACAGCATGGACTTATTGGCACGCATTGGAGCCGTGGTTGGGTGATCGAAAATAACACCATCCGCTATTCAAAATGTGTAGGCATTGCATTGGGTAAATATGGTGATGAGTACGATAATAAAGATACCGAATCAGCTAAAGGCTACGTAGGCACCATTAACCGGGCGCTGGCTTTTGGCTGGAACAAGGGAACAATTGGCGGGCATATTGTACGCAATAATACCATTACCAATTGCGAGCAAACTGGTATTGTGGGAAGCATGGGCTGCTCATTTAGTGTGATAGAAGGGAATAGCATTCATGATATTCATATCCATCGTTTATTTAATGGCGCAGAGCAGGCAGCGATAAAATTTCATGGAGCGGTGGATGTGCAGATTCGCAATAACCATATTTACCGCAGTAATTTTGGGATTTGGCTCGATTGGATGGCACAGGGTGCTCAGATTAAAAACAACCTGATGCACGAAAACGATCACGATATCTTTTTGGAGGTAGATCATGGACCGATGTTGGTAAGTAATAATGTTTTGCTATCCAAAACGAATCTGCTGATGAATTCCAGCGGAGCGGCATTTGTACATAATATTTTCGCTGGCGGAATGAGCGTTATCAATTATGATGGGCGATTAACACCCTTCCATTTGCCGCATTCTACTTTTGTTACTGGTTTACATGATAACCCTGGAGGCGATGTTCAATTTGTAAATAATCTTTTTGTGGCTGCTGGCAATGCCAGTCAATATAGCAAAGCCCTGTTGCCCGTAAGGTTTGAAGGCAATGTATACACCAAAGGAACCATAAGAGCTGTAAACAACGATAAGGCAATGCAGTTTGGAGAAATGAGTAAAGAAGCTCAGGAACAATTTAAAAAATATAAACCAGAAGCAGCCTCCGAAAGCAATGCTTTGGTGAAAACAGATTTTGATGCGATGGCCAATTTATCTGCAGAGAAAGATCATTTTTATTTAGAAATTAATCTGGATAGAAGCTGGTTATCCCAAAAAGCCCGAAAACTGGTTACAAGCGGTTCACTTAATCGTGCTATAGTGCTCAATTTGCCTTTCGAAAATACAGACGGTTCAGTGTTGAGAATCGATACCGATTATTTCGGTAAGAAAAGAAATGTAAATAATCCATCACCTGGACCATTCGAAATAACAGAAAGCGGTAAACAGAAATTAAAATTGTGGTGA
- a CDS encoding alpha-L-fucosidase — MKRKNSLKLKILITAFCWMFASCIVVAQQIVKAPKPFFPLPNAAQLRWHKAEYLMFVHFGMKTFYPSDDHMGYGLEDPKRFFPAKFDANQWADAAKTGGFKGIVFTSKHHDGFCNWSTATTNHSVQASPWKNGKGDVVKEVSDACRKAGIQFGIYVSIIDKHFEQKGSPEYKTYGDYYYAQIKELSTRYGKIDEYWFDGFNADKLKMDYPRIGKMIAKNQPGAVIYDSKVLVNTIPDRCLAWPGGHGGITPDQDYRQLVNDTLRWYPNEPSIILQGNWFHNGKPAIELKQMQDYYLSSVGYGTTALMNISPNSDGLIDKETIQKLSAFKQWVDQVHQQNPALLKKAKSLSPCRDNNSRYAANKVNDGNYNSYFATDDKVTTATIEIELGQTKKIDGFILQEYIPLGQRVEAYSLECRVNGQWKDVFTGKKIGYKRIILAGRASAKDIQFPDADAVRLRIDKAGASPLINNFQVISLGGK, encoded by the coding sequence ATGAAAAGAAAGAATAGCTTAAAACTAAAGATATTGATCACTGCATTTTGCTGGATGTTTGCTTCTTGCATTGTTGTTGCACAACAAATCGTAAAAGCGCCAAAACCTTTTTTTCCCTTGCCGAATGCAGCCCAATTGCGATGGCATAAAGCTGAGTATTTGATGTTCGTGCATTTTGGAATGAAAACATTTTATCCAAGCGATGATCATATGGGCTATGGTCTGGAAGACCCTAAACGGTTTTTTCCCGCAAAGTTTGATGCCAACCAATGGGCCGATGCAGCCAAAACAGGAGGTTTTAAAGGTATTGTGTTCACAAGCAAACACCACGATGGTTTTTGTAACTGGTCCACAGCAACAACCAATCATAGTGTACAAGCTTCGCCCTGGAAAAATGGCAAAGGAGATGTCGTAAAAGAAGTATCGGATGCCTGCAGAAAAGCTGGGATTCAGTTTGGTATCTATGTTTCTATTATCGATAAGCATTTTGAACAAAAGGGATCACCTGAATATAAAACATATGGTGATTACTATTATGCACAAATTAAAGAGCTCAGCACCCGCTATGGAAAAATTGATGAGTATTGGTTTGATGGGTTTAATGCCGATAAACTGAAAATGGATTACCCGAGAATAGGTAAGATGATAGCAAAAAACCAACCCGGCGCAGTAATTTATGATTCAAAGGTATTGGTAAATACTATTCCAGACCGTTGTTTGGCCTGGCCTGGTGGACATGGAGGCATTACTCCTGATCAGGATTACCGGCAGTTGGTAAACGATACGCTACGCTGGTATCCTAATGAGCCCTCAATCATCCTGCAGGGTAATTGGTTTCATAACGGAAAACCTGCTATAGAATTGAAACAGATGCAGGATTATTATCTTAGTTCGGTTGGTTATGGCACCACTGCGTTAATGAATATATCACCTAACAGCGATGGATTGATTGATAAGGAAACTATCCAAAAGCTCAGTGCTTTTAAGCAATGGGTAGATCAGGTTCATCAGCAAAATCCAGCCTTATTAAAAAAAGCAAAATCCTTATCACCATGCAGGGATAACAACTCCAGATATGCAGCTAACAAAGTAAACGATGGCAATTACAACAGCTATTTTGCTACTGATGACAAGGTAACCACGGCAACAATTGAAATTGAACTTGGGCAGACCAAAAAAATTGATGGATTCATTTTGCAGGAATACATTCCACTGGGGCAGCGGGTAGAAGCATACAGCCTGGAATGCCGTGTAAATGGACAGTGGAAAGATGTATTCACCGGAAAAAAAATTGGCTACAAACGCATCATTCTTGCTGGCCGTGCATCGGCAAAAGATATTCAATTCCCTGACGCTGATGCTGTCCGGCTTCGAATTGATAAAGCGGGAGCCTCCCCGTTGATTAATAATTTCCAGGTGATCAGTCTAGGAGGTAAATAA